In a single window of the Magnolia sinica isolate HGM2019 chromosome 7, MsV1, whole genome shotgun sequence genome:
- the LOC131251200 gene encoding uncharacterized protein At5g39570-like isoform X3 — protein MKSTGRILRRAFSKVNHSKRVYYSSAPETVVSSAEGIKVNNNFYDDDFPEYDPTPYDGGLDLVLTYGKPLPASDATCYPPSLQDPNSSTLKGFSYGSIPSPYGKEGADHGPPRSGQVLPRSSDGEKPLSDAGSGNSPNNPKPNNGNGSWEGGIFSHGIGGNYGCGHSNNNEPVVPYQGEEESYGWEIQAVDDYRPNYAEPCVNPNPFYSWLFASQEDENNYHPCDANNQNSGNHRNGMVEYLFGYLNPNDESRDKIQSYGNPTYVYEKHRPEEAHYGQDDYSALLLFQEPVCYEDHQEEERFQEPIYYEDYQEEEHTHSKYVSSQQEPIYYKDYQEEKQFQGPIYYEDYQGEEHTQSKYVSSQHEPIYYEDYQEEKRFQEPIYYEDYQEEEHTQSKYQVSHYERHSHEQHHYGQDEYSNELWFQKPSYYKPY, from the exons ATGAAATCAACAGGCAGAATTCTCCGACGAGCCTTCTCTAAAGTCAATCACAGCAAACGAGTTTACTATTCTTCGGCGCCGGAGACTGTAGTTAGCAGTGCAGAAGGAATCAAAGTCAACAacaacttttatgatgatgatttCCCTGAGTACGACCCAACTCCATATGATGGTGGCTTAGATCTTGTTCTCACCTACGGCAAACCCCTCCCGGCATCAGACGCCACCTGCTATCCTCCGTCGCTACAGGACCCGAATTCATCGACTCTGAAGGGATTCTCTTATGGGTCCATACCTTCACCTTACGGGAAAGAGGGGGCTGATCATGGGCCGCCACGGAGTGGCCAGGTGCTTCCTCGGTCATCTGATGGAGAAAAGCCGCTCTCTGATGCTGGCAGTGGGAATTCACCTAACAATCCCAAACCCAACAATGGTAATGGTAGTTGGGAAGGTGGTATCTTCTCTCATGGCATTGGCGGTAACTATGGATGTGGTCACAGCAACAACAATGAGCCTGTGGTCCCATATCAAGGTGAAGAAGAGAGCTACGGTTGGGAAATTCAAGCTGTGGATGATTACCGTCCGAATTATGCAGAGCCTTGTGTAAATCCAAATCCATTCTATAGCTGGCTTTTTGCATCTCAAGAAGATGAGAACAACTACCATCCATGTGATGCCAATAACCAAAACTCTGGAAATCATAGGAATGGGATGGTAGAATATTTGTTTGGGTATTTGAATCCTAATGATGAAAGTAGAGACAAGATTCAAAGTTATGGAAATCCTACCTATGTCTATGAAAagcatagacctgaggaggcccaTTACGGGCAGGACGACTATAGTGCACTGTTGTTGTTTCAGGAACCTGTATGCTATGAAGATCACCAGGAAGAAGAGAGGTTTCAGGAACCAATATACTATGAAGATTACCAGGAAGAAGAGCATACTCACTCAAAATATGTGAGTAGCCAACAGGAACCAATATACTACAAAGATTACCAGGAAGAAAAACAGTTTCAGGGACCAATATACTATGAAGATTACCAGGGAGAAGAGCATACTCAGTCAAAATATGTGAGTAGTCAACAT GAACCAATATACTACGAAGATTACCAGGAAGAAAAGCGGTTTCAGGAACCAATATACTACGAAGATTACCAGGAAGAAGAGCATACTCAGTCAAAATAT CAGGTTAGTCATTATGAAAGGCACAGCCATGAGCAGCATCACTATGGGCAGGATGAGTATTCTAATGAGCTGTGGTTTCAGAAACCAAGCTACTACAAACCTTACTAG
- the LOC131251200 gene encoding uncharacterized protein At5g39570-like isoform X8: MKSTGRILRRAFSKVNHSKRVYYSSAPETVVSSAEGIKVNNNFYDDDFPEYDPTPYDGGLDLVLTYGKPLPASDATCYPPSLQDPNSSTLKGFSYGSIPSPYGKEGADHGPPRSGQVLPRSSDGEKPLSDAGSGNSPNNPKPNNGNGSWEGGIFSHGIGGNYGCGHSNNNEPVVPYQGEEESYGWEIQAVDDYRPNYAEPCVNPNPFYSWLFASQEDENNYHPCDANNQNSGNHRNGMVEYLFGYLNPNDESRDKIQSYGNPTYVYEKHRPEEAHYGQDDYSALLLFQEPVCYEDHQEEERFQEPIYYEDYQEEEHTHSKYVSSQQEPIYYKDYQEEKQFQGPIYYEDYQGEEHTQSKYVSSQHEPIYYEDYQEEKRFQEPIYYEDYQEEEHTQSKYVSSQHC; the protein is encoded by the exons ATGAAATCAACAGGCAGAATTCTCCGACGAGCCTTCTCTAAAGTCAATCACAGCAAACGAGTTTACTATTCTTCGGCGCCGGAGACTGTAGTTAGCAGTGCAGAAGGAATCAAAGTCAACAacaacttttatgatgatgatttCCCTGAGTACGACCCAACTCCATATGATGGTGGCTTAGATCTTGTTCTCACCTACGGCAAACCCCTCCCGGCATCAGACGCCACCTGCTATCCTCCGTCGCTACAGGACCCGAATTCATCGACTCTGAAGGGATTCTCTTATGGGTCCATACCTTCACCTTACGGGAAAGAGGGGGCTGATCATGGGCCGCCACGGAGTGGCCAGGTGCTTCCTCGGTCATCTGATGGAGAAAAGCCGCTCTCTGATGCTGGCAGTGGGAATTCACCTAACAATCCCAAACCCAACAATGGTAATGGTAGTTGGGAAGGTGGTATCTTCTCTCATGGCATTGGCGGTAACTATGGATGTGGTCACAGCAACAACAATGAGCCTGTGGTCCCATATCAAGGTGAAGAAGAGAGCTACGGTTGGGAAATTCAAGCTGTGGATGATTACCGTCCGAATTATGCAGAGCCTTGTGTAAATCCAAATCCATTCTATAGCTGGCTTTTTGCATCTCAAGAAGATGAGAACAACTACCATCCATGTGATGCCAATAACCAAAACTCTGGAAATCATAGGAATGGGATGGTAGAATATTTGTTTGGGTATTTGAATCCTAATGATGAAAGTAGAGACAAGATTCAAAGTTATGGAAATCCTACCTATGTCTATGAAAagcatagacctgaggaggcccaTTACGGGCAGGACGACTATAGTGCACTGTTGTTGTTTCAGGAACCTGTATGCTATGAAGATCACCAGGAAGAAGAGAGGTTTCAGGAACCAATATACTATGAAGATTACCAGGAAGAAGAGCATACTCACTCAAAATATGTGAGTAGCCAACAGGAACCAATATACTACAAAGATTACCAGGAAGAAAAACAGTTTCAGGGACCAATATACTATGAAGATTACCAGGGAGAAGAGCATACTCAGTCAAAATATGTGAGTAGTCAACAT GAACCAATATACTACGAAGATTACCAGGAAGAAAAGCGGTTTCAGGAACCAATATACTACGAAGATTACCAGGAAGAAGAGCATACTCAGTCAAAATATGTGAGTAGCCAACATT GTTAG
- the LOC131250591 gene encoding uncharacterized protein LOC131250591 yields MWEYLKKIYHHDHYAQRFQLETDLAAYSQGTLSVQEYFCGFQNLWAKFSNIVYANVSAESLSTVQPVHEVSKRDQFLMKLRLEFESIRSNLMHRDPSTSLDMCFGTLLREEQRLLTQSSLPQENVVAYAAQGKGRVRDMRIV; encoded by the coding sequence atgtgggagtacttgaaaaagATCTATCATCACGATCATTACGCCCAGCGATTTCAGTTGGAAACTGATCTTGCTGCCTATTCCCAAGGTACACTCTCTGTTCAGGAATATTTCTGTGGTTTtcaaaatctttgggctaaattTTCTAACATTGTGTATGCCAACGTGTCGGCCGAGTCCCTCTCTACTGTTCAACCAGTCCATGAAGTTAGCAAAAGAGACCAATTTTTAATGAAACTAAGGTTAGAATTCGAGTCTATTCGCTCCAACCTGATGCACAGGGATCCTTCAACATCTCTTGACATGTGTTTTGGAACACTTCTTCGAGAGGAACAACGTCTTCTTACTCAATCTTCGCTTCCGCAAGAGAATGTTGTCGCATACGCTGCTCAAGGCAAAGGGAGGGTTCGAGACATGCGTATAGTTTAG
- the LOC131251200 gene encoding uncharacterized protein At5g39570-like isoform X2, whose amino-acid sequence MKSTGRILRRAFSKVNHSKRVYYSSAPETVVSSAEGIKVNNNFYDDDFPEYDPTPYDGGLDLVLTYGKPLPASDATCYPPSLQDPNSSTLKGFSYGSIPSPYGKEGADHGPPRSGQVLPRSSDGEKPLSDAGSGNSPNNPKPNNGNGSWEGGIFSHGIGGNYGCGHSNNNEPVVPYQGEEESYGWEIQAVDDYRPNYAEPCVNPNPFYSWLFASQEDENNYHPCDANNQNSGNHRNGMVEYLFGYLNPNDESRDKIQSYGNPTYVYEKHRPEEAHYGQDDYSALLLFQEPVCYEDHQEEERFQEPIYYEDYQEEEHTHSKYVSSQQEPIYYKDYQEEKQFQGPIYYEDYQGEEHTQSKYVSSQHEPIYYEDYQEEKRFQEPIYYEDYQEEKRFQEPIYYEDYQEEEHTQSKYVSHYERHSHEQHHYGQDEYSNELWFQKPSYYKPY is encoded by the exons ATGAAATCAACAGGCAGAATTCTCCGACGAGCCTTCTCTAAAGTCAATCACAGCAAACGAGTTTACTATTCTTCGGCGCCGGAGACTGTAGTTAGCAGTGCAGAAGGAATCAAAGTCAACAacaacttttatgatgatgatttCCCTGAGTACGACCCAACTCCATATGATGGTGGCTTAGATCTTGTTCTCACCTACGGCAAACCCCTCCCGGCATCAGACGCCACCTGCTATCCTCCGTCGCTACAGGACCCGAATTCATCGACTCTGAAGGGATTCTCTTATGGGTCCATACCTTCACCTTACGGGAAAGAGGGGGCTGATCATGGGCCGCCACGGAGTGGCCAGGTGCTTCCTCGGTCATCTGATGGAGAAAAGCCGCTCTCTGATGCTGGCAGTGGGAATTCACCTAACAATCCCAAACCCAACAATGGTAATGGTAGTTGGGAAGGTGGTATCTTCTCTCATGGCATTGGCGGTAACTATGGATGTGGTCACAGCAACAACAATGAGCCTGTGGTCCCATATCAAGGTGAAGAAGAGAGCTACGGTTGGGAAATTCAAGCTGTGGATGATTACCGTCCGAATTATGCAGAGCCTTGTGTAAATCCAAATCCATTCTATAGCTGGCTTTTTGCATCTCAAGAAGATGAGAACAACTACCATCCATGTGATGCCAATAACCAAAACTCTGGAAATCATAGGAATGGGATGGTAGAATATTTGTTTGGGTATTTGAATCCTAATGATGAAAGTAGAGACAAGATTCAAAGTTATGGAAATCCTACCTATGTCTATGAAAagcatagacctgaggaggcccaTTACGGGCAGGACGACTATAGTGCACTGTTGTTGTTTCAGGAACCTGTATGCTATGAAGATCACCAGGAAGAAGAGAGGTTTCAGGAACCAATATACTATGAAGATTACCAGGAAGAAGAGCATACTCACTCAAAATATGTGAGTAGCCAACAGGAACCAATATACTACAAAGATTACCAGGAAGAAAAACAGTTTCAGGGACCAATATACTATGAAGATTACCAGGGAGAAGAGCATACTCAGTCAAAATATGTGAGTAGTCAACATGAACCAATATACTACGAAGATTACCAGGAAGAAAAGCGGTTTCAGGAACCAATATACTACGAAGATTACCAGGAAGAAAAGCGGTTTCAGGAACCAATATACTACGAAGATTACCAGGAAGAAGAGCATACTCAGTCAAAATAT GTTAGTCATTATGAAAGGCACAGCCATGAGCAGCATCACTATGGGCAGGATGAGTATTCTAATGAGCTGTGGTTTCAGAAACCAAGCTACTACAAACCTTACTAG
- the LOC131251200 gene encoding uncharacterized protein At5g39570-like isoform X7, translated as MKSTGRILRRAFSKVNHSKRVYYSSAPETVVSSAEGIKVNNNFYDDDFPEYDPTPYDGGLDLVLTYGKPLPASDATCYPPSLQDPNSSTLKGFSYGSIPSPYGKEGADHGPPRSGQVLPRSSDGEKPLSDAGSGNSPNNPKPNNGNGSWEGGIFSHGIGGNYGCGHSNNNEPVVPYQGEEESYGWEIQAVDDYRPNYAEPCVNPNPFYSWLFASQEDENNYHPCDANNQNSGNHRNGMVEYLFGYLNPNDESRDKIQSYGNPTYVYEKHRPEEAHYGQDDYSALLLFQEPVCYEDHQEEERFQEPIYYEDYQEEEHTHSKYVSSQQEPIYYKDYQEEKQFQGPIYYEDYQGEEHTQSKYVSSQHEPIYYEDYQEEKRFQEPIYYEDYQEEEHTQSKYVSSQHSG; from the exons ATGAAATCAACAGGCAGAATTCTCCGACGAGCCTTCTCTAAAGTCAATCACAGCAAACGAGTTTACTATTCTTCGGCGCCGGAGACTGTAGTTAGCAGTGCAGAAGGAATCAAAGTCAACAacaacttttatgatgatgatttCCCTGAGTACGACCCAACTCCATATGATGGTGGCTTAGATCTTGTTCTCACCTACGGCAAACCCCTCCCGGCATCAGACGCCACCTGCTATCCTCCGTCGCTACAGGACCCGAATTCATCGACTCTGAAGGGATTCTCTTATGGGTCCATACCTTCACCTTACGGGAAAGAGGGGGCTGATCATGGGCCGCCACGGAGTGGCCAGGTGCTTCCTCGGTCATCTGATGGAGAAAAGCCGCTCTCTGATGCTGGCAGTGGGAATTCACCTAACAATCCCAAACCCAACAATGGTAATGGTAGTTGGGAAGGTGGTATCTTCTCTCATGGCATTGGCGGTAACTATGGATGTGGTCACAGCAACAACAATGAGCCTGTGGTCCCATATCAAGGTGAAGAAGAGAGCTACGGTTGGGAAATTCAAGCTGTGGATGATTACCGTCCGAATTATGCAGAGCCTTGTGTAAATCCAAATCCATTCTATAGCTGGCTTTTTGCATCTCAAGAAGATGAGAACAACTACCATCCATGTGATGCCAATAACCAAAACTCTGGAAATCATAGGAATGGGATGGTAGAATATTTGTTTGGGTATTTGAATCCTAATGATGAAAGTAGAGACAAGATTCAAAGTTATGGAAATCCTACCTATGTCTATGAAAagcatagacctgaggaggcccaTTACGGGCAGGACGACTATAGTGCACTGTTGTTGTTTCAGGAACCTGTATGCTATGAAGATCACCAGGAAGAAGAGAGGTTTCAGGAACCAATATACTATGAAGATTACCAGGAAGAAGAGCATACTCACTCAAAATATGTGAGTAGCCAACAGGAACCAATATACTACAAAGATTACCAGGAAGAAAAACAGTTTCAGGGACCAATATACTATGAAGATTACCAGGGAGAAGAGCATACTCAGTCAAAATATGTGAGTAGTCAACAT GAACCAATATACTACGAAGATTACCAGGAAGAAAAGCGGTTTCAGGAACCAATATACTACGAAGATTACCAGGAAGAAGAGCATACTCAGTCAAAATATGTGAGTAGCCAACATT CAGGTTAG
- the LOC131251200 gene encoding uncharacterized protein At5g39570-like isoform X1, with the protein MKSTGRILRRAFSKVNHSKRVYYSSAPETVVSSAEGIKVNNNFYDDDFPEYDPTPYDGGLDLVLTYGKPLPASDATCYPPSLQDPNSSTLKGFSYGSIPSPYGKEGADHGPPRSGQVLPRSSDGEKPLSDAGSGNSPNNPKPNNGNGSWEGGIFSHGIGGNYGCGHSNNNEPVVPYQGEEESYGWEIQAVDDYRPNYAEPCVNPNPFYSWLFASQEDENNYHPCDANNQNSGNHRNGMVEYLFGYLNPNDESRDKIQSYGNPTYVYEKHRPEEAHYGQDDYSALLLFQEPVCYEDHQEEERFQEPIYYEDYQEEEHTHSKYVSSQQEPIYYKDYQEEKQFQGPIYYEDYQGEEHTQSKYVSSQHEPIYYEDYQEEKRFQEPIYYEDYQEEKRFQEPIYYEDYQEEEHTQSKYQVSHYERHSHEQHHYGQDEYSNELWFQKPSYYKPY; encoded by the exons ATGAAATCAACAGGCAGAATTCTCCGACGAGCCTTCTCTAAAGTCAATCACAGCAAACGAGTTTACTATTCTTCGGCGCCGGAGACTGTAGTTAGCAGTGCAGAAGGAATCAAAGTCAACAacaacttttatgatgatgatttCCCTGAGTACGACCCAACTCCATATGATGGTGGCTTAGATCTTGTTCTCACCTACGGCAAACCCCTCCCGGCATCAGACGCCACCTGCTATCCTCCGTCGCTACAGGACCCGAATTCATCGACTCTGAAGGGATTCTCTTATGGGTCCATACCTTCACCTTACGGGAAAGAGGGGGCTGATCATGGGCCGCCACGGAGTGGCCAGGTGCTTCCTCGGTCATCTGATGGAGAAAAGCCGCTCTCTGATGCTGGCAGTGGGAATTCACCTAACAATCCCAAACCCAACAATGGTAATGGTAGTTGGGAAGGTGGTATCTTCTCTCATGGCATTGGCGGTAACTATGGATGTGGTCACAGCAACAACAATGAGCCTGTGGTCCCATATCAAGGTGAAGAAGAGAGCTACGGTTGGGAAATTCAAGCTGTGGATGATTACCGTCCGAATTATGCAGAGCCTTGTGTAAATCCAAATCCATTCTATAGCTGGCTTTTTGCATCTCAAGAAGATGAGAACAACTACCATCCATGTGATGCCAATAACCAAAACTCTGGAAATCATAGGAATGGGATGGTAGAATATTTGTTTGGGTATTTGAATCCTAATGATGAAAGTAGAGACAAGATTCAAAGTTATGGAAATCCTACCTATGTCTATGAAAagcatagacctgaggaggcccaTTACGGGCAGGACGACTATAGTGCACTGTTGTTGTTTCAGGAACCTGTATGCTATGAAGATCACCAGGAAGAAGAGAGGTTTCAGGAACCAATATACTATGAAGATTACCAGGAAGAAGAGCATACTCACTCAAAATATGTGAGTAGCCAACAGGAACCAATATACTACAAAGATTACCAGGAAGAAAAACAGTTTCAGGGACCAATATACTATGAAGATTACCAGGGAGAAGAGCATACTCAGTCAAAATATGTGAGTAGTCAACATGAACCAATATACTACGAAGATTACCAGGAAGAAAAGCGGTTTCAGGAACCAATATACTACGAAGATTACCAGGAAGAAAAGCGGTTTCAGGAACCAATATACTACGAAGATTACCAGGAAGAAGAGCATACTCAGTCAAAATAT CAGGTTAGTCATTATGAAAGGCACAGCCATGAGCAGCATCACTATGGGCAGGATGAGTATTCTAATGAGCTGTGGTTTCAGAAACCAAGCTACTACAAACCTTACTAG
- the LOC131251200 gene encoding uncharacterized protein At5g39570-like isoform X5: MKSTGRILRRAFSKVNHSKRVYYSSAPETVVSSAEGIKVNNNFYDDDFPEYDPTPYDGGLDLVLTYGKPLPASDATCYPPSLQDPNSSTLKGFSYGSIPSPYGKEGADHGPPRSGQVLPRSSDGEKPLSDAGSGNSPNNPKPNNGNGSWEGGIFSHGIGGNYGCGHSNNNEPVVPYQGEEESYGWEIQAVDDYRPNYAEPCVNPNPFYSWLFASQEDENNYHPCDANNQNSGNHRNGMVEYLFGYLNPNDESRDKIQSYGNPTYVYEKHRPEEAHYGQDDYSALLLFQEPVCYEDHQEEERFQEPIYYEDYQEEEHTHSKYVSSQQEPIYYKDYQEEKQFQGPIYYEDYQGEEHTQSKYVSSQHEPIYYEDYQEEKRFQEPIYYEDYQEEKRFQEPIYYEDYQEEEHTQSKYVSSQHSG, encoded by the exons ATGAAATCAACAGGCAGAATTCTCCGACGAGCCTTCTCTAAAGTCAATCACAGCAAACGAGTTTACTATTCTTCGGCGCCGGAGACTGTAGTTAGCAGTGCAGAAGGAATCAAAGTCAACAacaacttttatgatgatgatttCCCTGAGTACGACCCAACTCCATATGATGGTGGCTTAGATCTTGTTCTCACCTACGGCAAACCCCTCCCGGCATCAGACGCCACCTGCTATCCTCCGTCGCTACAGGACCCGAATTCATCGACTCTGAAGGGATTCTCTTATGGGTCCATACCTTCACCTTACGGGAAAGAGGGGGCTGATCATGGGCCGCCACGGAGTGGCCAGGTGCTTCCTCGGTCATCTGATGGAGAAAAGCCGCTCTCTGATGCTGGCAGTGGGAATTCACCTAACAATCCCAAACCCAACAATGGTAATGGTAGTTGGGAAGGTGGTATCTTCTCTCATGGCATTGGCGGTAACTATGGATGTGGTCACAGCAACAACAATGAGCCTGTGGTCCCATATCAAGGTGAAGAAGAGAGCTACGGTTGGGAAATTCAAGCTGTGGATGATTACCGTCCGAATTATGCAGAGCCTTGTGTAAATCCAAATCCATTCTATAGCTGGCTTTTTGCATCTCAAGAAGATGAGAACAACTACCATCCATGTGATGCCAATAACCAAAACTCTGGAAATCATAGGAATGGGATGGTAGAATATTTGTTTGGGTATTTGAATCCTAATGATGAAAGTAGAGACAAGATTCAAAGTTATGGAAATCCTACCTATGTCTATGAAAagcatagacctgaggaggcccaTTACGGGCAGGACGACTATAGTGCACTGTTGTTGTTTCAGGAACCTGTATGCTATGAAGATCACCAGGAAGAAGAGAGGTTTCAGGAACCAATATACTATGAAGATTACCAGGAAGAAGAGCATACTCACTCAAAATATGTGAGTAGCCAACAGGAACCAATATACTACAAAGATTACCAGGAAGAAAAACAGTTTCAGGGACCAATATACTATGAAGATTACCAGGGAGAAGAGCATACTCAGTCAAAATATGTGAGTAGTCAACATGAACCAATATACTACGAAGATTACCAGGAAGAAAAGCGGTTTCAGGAACCAATATACTACGAAGATTACCAGGAAGAAAAGCGGTTTCAGGAACCAATATACTACGAAGATTACCAGGAAGAAGAGCATACTCAGTCAAAATATGTGAGTAGCCAACATT CAGGTTAG
- the LOC131251200 gene encoding uncharacterized protein At5g39570-like isoform X4, whose translation MKSTGRILRRAFSKVNHSKRVYYSSAPETVVSSAEGIKVNNNFYDDDFPEYDPTPYDGGLDLVLTYGKPLPASDATCYPPSLQDPNSSTLKGFSYGSIPSPYGKEGADHGPPRSGQVLPRSSDGEKPLSDAGSGNSPNNPKPNNGNGSWEGGIFSHGIGGNYGCGHSNNNEPVVPYQGEEESYGWEIQAVDDYRPNYAEPCVNPNPFYSWLFASQEDENNYHPCDANNQNSGNHRNGMVEYLFGYLNPNDESRDKIQSYGNPTYVYEKHRPEEAHYGQDDYSALLLFQEPVCYEDHQEEERFQEPIYYEDYQEEEHTHSKYVSSQQEPIYYKDYQEEKQFQGPIYYEDYQGEEHTQSKYVSSQHEPIYYEDYQEEKRFQEPIYYEDYQEEEHTQSKYVSHYERHSHEQHHYGQDEYSNELWFQKPSYYKPY comes from the exons ATGAAATCAACAGGCAGAATTCTCCGACGAGCCTTCTCTAAAGTCAATCACAGCAAACGAGTTTACTATTCTTCGGCGCCGGAGACTGTAGTTAGCAGTGCAGAAGGAATCAAAGTCAACAacaacttttatgatgatgatttCCCTGAGTACGACCCAACTCCATATGATGGTGGCTTAGATCTTGTTCTCACCTACGGCAAACCCCTCCCGGCATCAGACGCCACCTGCTATCCTCCGTCGCTACAGGACCCGAATTCATCGACTCTGAAGGGATTCTCTTATGGGTCCATACCTTCACCTTACGGGAAAGAGGGGGCTGATCATGGGCCGCCACGGAGTGGCCAGGTGCTTCCTCGGTCATCTGATGGAGAAAAGCCGCTCTCTGATGCTGGCAGTGGGAATTCACCTAACAATCCCAAACCCAACAATGGTAATGGTAGTTGGGAAGGTGGTATCTTCTCTCATGGCATTGGCGGTAACTATGGATGTGGTCACAGCAACAACAATGAGCCTGTGGTCCCATATCAAGGTGAAGAAGAGAGCTACGGTTGGGAAATTCAAGCTGTGGATGATTACCGTCCGAATTATGCAGAGCCTTGTGTAAATCCAAATCCATTCTATAGCTGGCTTTTTGCATCTCAAGAAGATGAGAACAACTACCATCCATGTGATGCCAATAACCAAAACTCTGGAAATCATAGGAATGGGATGGTAGAATATTTGTTTGGGTATTTGAATCCTAATGATGAAAGTAGAGACAAGATTCAAAGTTATGGAAATCCTACCTATGTCTATGAAAagcatagacctgaggaggcccaTTACGGGCAGGACGACTATAGTGCACTGTTGTTGTTTCAGGAACCTGTATGCTATGAAGATCACCAGGAAGAAGAGAGGTTTCAGGAACCAATATACTATGAAGATTACCAGGAAGAAGAGCATACTCACTCAAAATATGTGAGTAGCCAACAGGAACCAATATACTACAAAGATTACCAGGAAGAAAAACAGTTTCAGGGACCAATATACTATGAAGATTACCAGGGAGAAGAGCATACTCAGTCAAAATATGTGAGTAGTCAACAT GAACCAATATACTACGAAGATTACCAGGAAGAAAAGCGGTTTCAGGAACCAATATACTACGAAGATTACCAGGAAGAAGAGCATACTCAGTCAAAATAT GTTAGTCATTATGAAAGGCACAGCCATGAGCAGCATCACTATGGGCAGGATGAGTATTCTAATGAGCTGTGGTTTCAGAAACCAAGCTACTACAAACCTTACTAG
- the LOC131251200 gene encoding uncharacterized protein At5g39570-like isoform X6: protein MKSTGRILRRAFSKVNHSKRVYYSSAPETVVSSAEGIKVNNNFYDDDFPEYDPTPYDGGLDLVLTYGKPLPASDATCYPPSLQDPNSSTLKGFSYGSIPSPYGKEGADHGPPRSGQVLPRSSDGEKPLSDAGSGNSPNNPKPNNGNGSWEGGIFSHGIGGNYGCGHSNNNEPVVPYQGEEESYGWEIQAVDDYRPNYAEPCVNPNPFYSWLFASQEDENNYHPCDANNQNSGNHRNGMVEYLFGYLNPNDESRDKIQSYGNPTYVYEKHRPEEAHYGQDDYSALLLFQEPVCYEDHQEEERFQEPIYYEDYQEEEHTHSKYVSSQQEPIYYKDYQEEKQFQGPIYYEDYQGEEHTQSKYVSSQHEPIYYEDYQEEKRFQEPIYYEDYQEEKRFQEPIYYEDYQEEEHTQSKYVSSQHC, encoded by the exons ATGAAATCAACAGGCAGAATTCTCCGACGAGCCTTCTCTAAAGTCAATCACAGCAAACGAGTTTACTATTCTTCGGCGCCGGAGACTGTAGTTAGCAGTGCAGAAGGAATCAAAGTCAACAacaacttttatgatgatgatttCCCTGAGTACGACCCAACTCCATATGATGGTGGCTTAGATCTTGTTCTCACCTACGGCAAACCCCTCCCGGCATCAGACGCCACCTGCTATCCTCCGTCGCTACAGGACCCGAATTCATCGACTCTGAAGGGATTCTCTTATGGGTCCATACCTTCACCTTACGGGAAAGAGGGGGCTGATCATGGGCCGCCACGGAGTGGCCAGGTGCTTCCTCGGTCATCTGATGGAGAAAAGCCGCTCTCTGATGCTGGCAGTGGGAATTCACCTAACAATCCCAAACCCAACAATGGTAATGGTAGTTGGGAAGGTGGTATCTTCTCTCATGGCATTGGCGGTAACTATGGATGTGGTCACAGCAACAACAATGAGCCTGTGGTCCCATATCAAGGTGAAGAAGAGAGCTACGGTTGGGAAATTCAAGCTGTGGATGATTACCGTCCGAATTATGCAGAGCCTTGTGTAAATCCAAATCCATTCTATAGCTGGCTTTTTGCATCTCAAGAAGATGAGAACAACTACCATCCATGTGATGCCAATAACCAAAACTCTGGAAATCATAGGAATGGGATGGTAGAATATTTGTTTGGGTATTTGAATCCTAATGATGAAAGTAGAGACAAGATTCAAAGTTATGGAAATCCTACCTATGTCTATGAAAagcatagacctgaggaggcccaTTACGGGCAGGACGACTATAGTGCACTGTTGTTGTTTCAGGAACCTGTATGCTATGAAGATCACCAGGAAGAAGAGAGGTTTCAGGAACCAATATACTATGAAGATTACCAGGAAGAAGAGCATACTCACTCAAAATATGTGAGTAGCCAACAGGAACCAATATACTACAAAGATTACCAGGAAGAAAAACAGTTTCAGGGACCAATATACTATGAAGATTACCAGGGAGAAGAGCATACTCAGTCAAAATATGTGAGTAGTCAACATGAACCAATATACTACGAAGATTACCAGGAAGAAAAGCGGTTTCAGGAACCAATATACTACGAAGATTACCAGGAAGAAAAGCGGTTTCAGGAACCAATATACTACGAAGATTACCAGGAAGAAGAGCATACTCAGTCAAAATATGTGAGTAGCCAACATT GTTAG